Part of the Mauremys reevesii isolate NIE-2019 linkage group 4, ASM1616193v1, whole genome shotgun sequence genome is shown below.
CACTGAGGCTACTTTGTCTGTGTCCATAGAATAGCTGGAGGTGGGACGTAAATACATGAAGAGGAGGGTGCCAAAAAGTAGGACCACAGAGGTCAAGTGgaaagagcaggtggagaaggctttgcgcCGGCCCTCAGCAGAGCGGATCCGCAGGACGGTCATAATGATATAGGCGTAGGAGAAGAGAAAAGTCACAAAGATGCTCACTGTCATGCAGCTCATAAAAACAAATATCACAATCTCATTGATGCGTGTGTCAGAACAGGAGAGCGCCAACAGTGGggggatgtcacagaagaaatgattgatgatgttggagctgcagaatgacagccGAAATATAAAACACGTGTGTATCATTGAATCCACAAACCCCACAGCGTACACAGCAGCCACCAGCTGTTTACAAAGCTGCCTGGACATGGTGACTGTGTAGTGCAGCGGGTTACAGATGGCCACATAACGGTCATACGCCATCACAGCCAGTAAAAGGCACTCAACATCTCCGAAAGCAATAGAGAGATACAGTTGCACAGCGCAGGCAGAGTAAGAAATGCTTTTCCTCTCGgctaagaaattcagcagcaaCTTAGGGGAAATTATTGAGGAAtagcagaggtcacagaaagacaaattactgaggaaaaagtacatgggggtgtgcagTCGGGGATCAATCCTGATTAACAAGATCATCCCCCCATTCCCTACAAGGGTGACACCATAAATCACTAGGAACACCCCAAAGAGGGGGACCTGCAGCTCCGGACGATCTGTCAGTCCTGAGAGAATGAACTCAGTCACCTCCGagtgatttcccttttccatctcctctgaacaCAGATCAGGCAGCTATAGAGCTGTGGGCAGGTGGATGGTGCGGAAAACCTGTCCCTTCTCTGTAATGAAGTAAGCGAAGATAAATGGAGATCAGTTTCTAAATGGGAAGGGCTTAATTGACAGAGCTAGATGTTCAGAGCTGGTCATTCCAGTTGTTTGATAAAATACACACTGCATAAATTCAATGACATACAGGTTAATTATGCCCCACAGATAAACACTCCCATTCACTAATCCGAGCAGCAAGTAGTGACTTGTTACTCTGCTGTAAGAGAATCAGGGTGAAAATTGTCTCAGTCTGAAGAGATTGTTTGTTAGCTAAAGAACGGGTGAGAGTAAAGGAGTTTCAATCTTTCTACTGTCTTTGGGCAAGGGGAGCTCTGTGACTTCGCATGTTGGGTTGGCATAAAGTTGCTTACCGTGCTAATTAAGCTTTTTGGCATTTACTTTAGCCTGTATGAAAACCCAGAGATGCAATGGAAATCACTGGCTTCAGTGACTATGTAATTGCCTACTTTTTCCAACCAAGAAGGTCGTTCCTTTAGCTGAAGGGGTAGGAGTTGGGGCTGAGGCTTTCAGTGCTGGAGGTCGTGAATTCAATAACTGCTGATCACTATGGTGTCCATGCGTGTGTGTGACTGTAATTCAGGACAATCGCACGTacctgctgagaagagagagagatgtgttgGTGTTTCCCCATTGATATAAACGGCCAGTTTGGAGTATTTGGGAAGTTTTTTATACTGAGATGTGTGATCTATGGGACATGATCCTGAAGCAACTGGGAATACCTGAGCTCAGAGAGCCATAACACCTAATTAATGCATTCAGTGAACCAAAGCCACCTAGGTGTAATTGGTGCCCTGGGGATTAATTCGGCCCACTCTTTTCTACTGTGTTATTAAATGATGCAATTTCTACCAAAGTTACAGAGTATGAGGTAGATGCAATTTCTACCAAAGTTACAGAGTATGAGGTTAGGGGTAGATTTCATCTTGCTGTTTTCAGTGCAAGCTAGGTACTGCATAGAGATGATCCACAAAAGGGATTTGTTTGTGGAGACTGAAAGCTTTTTGATGAAAACATAACATTTCAGATTGGAAATACCATGGGGTGGCATCAGATATCACACACCACCAATCTCTTCCATGGGCCAGGCTCGCAGGCTGGACTACATCCCCCATGATACATGAGGTCTCTCCTCTTGCTGAACTGCCCTGGAACATCACCATAGTCCCACAGCCACAGTTTAGGAAGGAGGGGAGTTTGGTATTTTAATTGAAAACTTATAATTTCCAGGGAAAAGATAATTTAATGGAAAAAGTAGTTGAATGGAAAGTCCAATTtcccaacaaaaaaacttctcaagaaaaaattttcaaccagccttaGCAATAAATTTGGAATCAAAGGAACAGAAATTTAGATACAGGTGAAATGTACTAATTGTTTGCAGCTGTAGCTGATACCTTCTCATTCTTTCCTGGTTTCAGAATCACCTTATTGTCCTGGCCCAAATACGTGGAATGTAAAACCCATAAGACATGTAAGAGTACTCCAGATTATCTTGCTATTTATAGCATACCAATCACTATGATATCCTATGTCCTTCCCTTGCTAGGCTACTCTCCAAAGTGGGAAAGAGAGATTCATTCATTTTGCTTGATGGCGACCACATCATGACCACGGTAGCTCAGGAGGA
Proteins encoded:
- the LOC120403477 gene encoding olfactory receptor-like protein OLF1, whose translation is MEKGNHSEVTEFILSGLTDRPELQVPLFGVFLVIYGVTLVGNGGMILLIRIDPRLHTPMYFFLSNLSFCDLCYSSIISPKLLLNFLAERKSISYSACAVQLYLSIAFGDVECLLLAVMAYDRYVAICNPLHYTVTMSRQLCKQLVAAVYAVGFVDSMIHTCFIFRLSFCSSNIINHFFCDIPPLLALSCSDTRINEIVIFVFMSCMTVSIFVTFLFSYAYIIMTVLRIRSAEGRRKAFSTCSFHLTSVVLLFGTLLFMYLRPTSSYSMDTDKVASVFYMVVIPMLNPLIYSLRNMEVKDAVRRAMNKLLTIPESV